One Streptomyces sp. RPA4-2 genomic window carries:
- a CDS encoding acetate--CoA ligase family protein translates to MAEDRVLRVRALLDAVRAEGRAALTAPEGKVIADAYAIAVPGEELARDVDEAVAYAARFGGPVVMKIVSPDILHKTDAGGVVVGVEGAADVRAAFHRIVENAKAYDPRARIEGVQVQELLPRGQEVIVGAVTDPTFGKVVAFGLGGVLVEVLKDVTFRLAPVSADEALSMLDSIRAAEILRGVRGAPPVDRWAIAEQIRRVSELVADFPEIAEVDLNPVIATPEGAVAADIRVILAESLPKERRKYGREEILTSMRRLMQPSSVAVIGASNEHGKIGNSVMRNLVDGGFAGEIHPVNPKADDILGRKAYKSVTDVPGEVDVAVFAIPAKFVASALEEVGRKGVPNAVLIPSGFAETGEQALQDEIVAIAERHGIRLLGPNIYGYYSTWQDLCATFCTPYDVKGGVALTSQSGGIGMAILGFARTTKTGVSAIVGLGNKSDLDEDDLLTWFGEDPRTECIAMHLEDLKDGRAFVEAARATVPKKPVVVLKAGRTAAGAKAAGSHTGALAGDDAVYEDILKQAGVIRAPGLRDMLEYARGLPVLPTPRGDNVVIITGAGGSGVLLSDAVMDNGLTLMEIPPDLDASFRAFIPPFGAAGNPVDITGGEPPSTYEATIRLGLEDPRIHALVLGYWHTIVTPPMVFAELTARVVAEFRERGVEKPVVASLAGDVEVEEACQYLYERGVVAYPYTTETPVAVLGAKYRWARAAGLLGGGS, encoded by the coding sequence ATGGCCGAAGACCGGGTGCTGAGGGTGCGCGCGCTCCTCGACGCCGTACGGGCCGAGGGACGCGCCGCGCTCACCGCGCCCGAGGGCAAGGTGATCGCCGACGCCTACGCGATCGCCGTACCGGGCGAGGAACTGGCGAGGGACGTCGACGAGGCGGTGGCGTACGCGGCACGCTTCGGTGGGCCCGTCGTGATGAAGATCGTCTCCCCGGACATCCTGCACAAGACGGATGCCGGCGGTGTCGTCGTCGGCGTGGAGGGCGCGGCGGACGTGCGCGCGGCCTTCCACCGGATCGTCGAGAACGCGAAGGCGTACGACCCGCGGGCGCGTATCGAAGGCGTCCAGGTGCAGGAGCTGCTCCCCCGGGGGCAGGAGGTCATCGTCGGCGCGGTGACCGACCCGACCTTCGGGAAAGTGGTGGCGTTCGGGCTCGGCGGTGTCCTGGTCGAGGTCCTCAAGGACGTCACCTTCCGGCTCGCCCCCGTGAGCGCCGACGAGGCCCTGTCGATGCTGGACTCGATCCGGGCGGCCGAGATCCTGCGCGGGGTACGGGGCGCGCCGCCGGTGGACCGGTGGGCGATCGCCGAGCAGATCCGCCGGGTGTCCGAACTCGTCGCGGACTTCCCGGAGATAGCCGAGGTCGACCTCAACCCGGTGATCGCCACGCCGGAGGGCGCCGTCGCCGCGGACATCCGGGTGATCCTCGCCGAGTCGCTCCCCAAGGAGCGGCGCAAGTACGGCCGCGAGGAGATCCTCACCTCGATGCGCCGGCTGATGCAGCCCTCCTCGGTGGCCGTGATCGGCGCCTCCAACGAGCACGGCAAAATCGGGAACTCGGTGATGCGCAACCTCGTCGACGGCGGCTTCGCCGGCGAGATCCACCCGGTGAACCCCAAGGCCGATGACATCCTGGGCCGCAAGGCGTACAAGAGTGTCACGGACGTTCCCGGTGAGGTGGATGTGGCGGTCTTCGCGATCCCCGCCAAGTTCGTGGCCTCGGCCCTGGAGGAGGTGGGACGCAAGGGCGTCCCCAACGCCGTACTGATCCCCTCCGGATTCGCGGAGACCGGTGAGCAGGCGCTCCAGGACGAGATCGTGGCGATCGCCGAACGGCACGGCATCCGGCTGCTCGGCCCGAACATCTACGGCTACTACTCGACCTGGCAGGACCTCTGCGCCACGTTCTGCACGCCGTACGACGTCAAGGGCGGTGTCGCGCTGACCTCGCAGTCCGGCGGCATCGGCATGGCCATCCTGGGCTTCGCGCGCACCACGAAGACGGGCGTCTCCGCGATCGTCGGGCTCGGCAACAAGTCGGACCTGGACGAGGACGACCTGCTGACCTGGTTCGGCGAGGACCCGCGCACCGAGTGCATCGCGATGCACCTGGAGGACCTCAAGGACGGCCGCGCCTTCGTGGAGGCCGCCCGCGCGACGGTCCCCAAGAAGCCGGTCGTGGTCCTGAAGGCGGGCCGTACCGCCGCCGGGGCGAAGGCCGCCGGTTCGCACACGGGCGCGCTCGCGGGCGACGACGCCGTGTACGAGGACATCCTGAAACAGGCCGGCGTCATCAGGGCTCCGGGGCTGCGCGACATGCTGGAGTACGCGCGCGGACTGCCGGTGCTGCCGACTCCACGGGGCGACAACGTCGTGATCATCACGGGCGCGGGCGGCAGCGGCGTCCTCCTCTCCGACGCCGTGATGGACAACGGCCTGACCCTGATGGAGATACCGCCGGACCTGGACGCGTCCTTCAGGGCGTTCATCCCGCCCTTCGGAGCCGCGGGCAACCCGGTCGACATCACGGGCGGCGAGCCGCCGTCGACGTACGAGGCGACGATCCGGCTGGGCCTGGAGGATCCGCGCATCCACGCCCTCGTCCTCGGCTACTGGCACACCATCGTCACCCCTCCCATGGTCTTCGCCGAGCTCACCGCGCGCGTGGTGGCCGAGTTCCGGGAGCGGGGCGTCGAGAAGCCGGTGGTGGCGTCGCTCGCGGGCGACGTCGAGGTCGAGGAGGCCTGCCAGTACCTGTACGAGCGTGGGGTCGTGGCGTACCCGTACACGACGGAGACGCCGGTGGCGGTCCTGGGCGCCAAGTACCGCTGGGCGCGCGCGGCCGGCCTGTTGGGGGGCGGTTCATGA